The sequence TTTAGTGCGGCGGGGGAGGTGCCGCACGGGGGCATCGCCAAGCTCCAGCACACGGCCGCGGCTATCTCCCGGAAGATGTATGGCCACACCGGTGGGTAGGCGCCGGGTGTGGGGGTAGCTAGAAAAATTTGTCCACTATGTCCTCGCTCACAACTACACTGTTGCACGGCCTAGTTCATTTGGAATTGAAGTGAGGAGCGAAAAATGGCTATTAGCTACCCGGATACCGTCACCGTAGGCATTGGTGCGCTGACCATCGACGAGGTGGTTGCAGTCGCCCGCTACGGTGCAAAGGTTGAGCTGGATCCGGCCGCCCTGGAAGAGGTGGGCACGACCCGGCAGCGCGTGGAGGAGCTGGCCAACGACCCGACGCCGGTCTACGGCATCTCCACCGGATTCGGCGCGCTCGCCCGCAAGCATATTCCGGAAGAGCAGCGTGCGGAGCTGCAGCTTTCCCTCGTGCGCTCCCATGCGGCCTCGTCGGGCCCAGAGGTCGAGGAAGAGGTTGTGCGCGCGCTGATGCTGCTGCGCCTGTCCACCCTGGCTACCGGCCGCACCGGCGTGCGCCCGGTCGTGGTGGAGACCTACGCCAAGGTGCTCAACGAGCGGATCACCCCGGTGGTGCGCGAGTACGGCTCCCTGGGCTGCTCGGGCGACCTGGCTCCGCTGGCGCACTGCGCGCTGGCGCTTCTGGGCGAAGGTGAGGTACGCGTGGCCGGCGGCGACATCCAGCCGTCCGCCGATGCGCTGTCCGGCGGGGATTGAGCCGCTGCAGCTGCGCGAGAAGGAAGGCCTGGCGCTCATCAACGGCACCGACGGCATGCTGGGCCAGCTCTGCCTGGCCATTACCGATCTGCGCGCGGCCGCCAAGGTGGCGGACATCGCCACCGCCATGTCCGTCGAGGGCCTCAACGGCTCCCTCGTCCCGTTCGCCGAGGACCTGCAGGCGCTGCGCCCGCACCCGGGCCAGGCCGCCGCGGCGGAAAACATCCGCACAGTGGCTGCCGGCAGCGGCATCCTCGACGCGGCGCACGCGGAGTTCACCCAGAACCACGTGCAGGACGCCTACTCGGTGCGCTGCGCCCCGCAGGTCGCCGGCGGCTTCCGCGACACCATTGAGCACGCCACCACCGTTGCCGACCGCGAGCTGGCCGCCGCGGTGGATAACCCGGTCGTGACCAAGGACGGCCGCGTGGTCTCCAACGGCAACTTCCACGGCGCGCCGGTTGCCTACGTGCTCGACTTTTTGGCCGTGGTCACCGCGGATCTCGCCTCCATCTCGGAGCGCCGCACCGACCGCTTCCTGGATCCGGCTCGCAACCGTGGCCTCAACCCGTTCCTTGCCTTCGATCCGGGCGTGGACTCTGGCCACATGATTGCCCAGTACACCCAGGCGGGCATCGTCGCCGAGCTCAAGCGCCTGGCGGTGCCGTCCTCGGCCGACTCCATCCCGTCGTCTGCGATGCAGGAAGACCACGTCTCCCTGGGTTGGTCCGGTGCGCGCAAGCTGCGCCGCGCCGTCGACGGCCTGCAGCGCGTGCTGGCCATCGAGATCCTCACCGCCGCCCGCGCGATTGACATGCGCGAGGTGGACGCATCCGGCGGCGCGGCTGCCGCGCTGGCCACCCTGCGCGAGAAGGTCGAGGGGCCGGGCAGCGACCGCTTCCTCGCCCCGGAGATCGAGGAGACCGTCCAGCTGGTTAAGGCTGGCGCGTTTGTCGATGCCGTGGAAAAGGCAGTCGGCGAACTGAAGTAAGCGAGCCGGCGTAGAGCCGCGGTGAGCGGCTTTGCGCGTCGGTTGATTGGGCGCGGTGTCTGCAGCCCCAAGGCGGTAAGTCTTGGATTTCAGACACCGCGCCTTCGTGTGTCCCGGCACACTCGGTGTGTCGCCCATTACATTGGTAGCGGTACTGACCGCCAACTAACACAGTTGTGAACGTAGAAAAGAAAGGGAGTGTCCCCACCATGTCTGAAGCTCGCGAGGTGCGCGCGCCGCGCGGAACTGACCTCAACGCCAAGTCCTGGCAGACCGAGGCCCCGCTGCGCATGCTGATGAACAACCTCGACCCGGAGGTTGCGGAGCGCCCGGAGGACCTCGTCGTCTACGGCGGCACCGGCCGCGCGGCCCGCAGCTGGGAGGCCTTCGACGCCATCGTCGAGACCCTCAAGGACCTCGAGTCCGACGAGACCCTGCTCGTGCAGTCCGGCAAGCCGGTCGGCGTGTGGAAGACCAACGAGTGGGCCCCGCGCGTGCTCATCGCCAACTCCAACCTGGTCGGCGACTGGGCTAATTGGGAGCACTTCCGCAAGCTCGAGGACGAAGGCCTCATGATGTACGGCCAGATGACCGCTGGCTCCTGGATCTACATCGCCACGCAGGGCATCCTGCAGGGCACCTTCGAGACCTTCGCGGCCGTGGCCAAGAAGCGCTTCGACGACACCCTCGCCGGCACGCTGACGCTTACCGCCGGGTGTGGCGGCATGGGCGGCGCGCAGCCGCTGGCCGTCACCCTGAACAAGGGTGTGTGCCTCATCATCGACGTCGATGAGAAGCGCCTGAAGCGCCGCCAGGGCAAGCGCTACCTCGACGAGGTCACCGACAACCTCGACGACGCCATCAAGCAGGTCAACGAGGCCAAGGAAGCCAAGAAGCCGCTGTCCGTCGGCCTTGTGGGCAACGCCGCCGAGCTCTACCCGGAGATCCTGCGCCGCCACAAGGACGGCGAGCTGACCGTCGACATCGTCACCGACCAGACCTCCGCGCACGACCCGCTGTCCTACCTGCCCACCGAGATCACCGTCGAGGACTGGCAGAGTGAGGCCAAGTCCGACCCGGAGACCTTCACCAAGAAGGCCCGCGAGGCAATGGCCGCGCAGGTGCAGGCCATGGTCGAGTTCCAGGACGAGGGCGCTGAGGTCTTCGACTACGGCAACTCCATCCGCGACGAGGCCCGCAAGGCCGGTTACAACCGCGCCTTCGAGTTCCCGGGCTTCGTGCCGGCCTACATCCGCCCGCTGTTCTGCGAGGGCCTCGGCCCGTTCCGCTGGGCCGCGCTGTCCGGTGATCCGGAAGACATCAAGGTCACCGACGAGGCCATCAAGGAGCTCTTCCCGGATAACGAGCACCTGCACACCTGGATCGATGCCGCCCAGGAGTTCGTCGAGTACGAGGGCCTGCCGGCGCGCATCTGCTGGCTGGGCTACAACGAGCGCCACAAGGCCGGCCTGAAGTTCAACGAGCTGGTCCGCGAGGGCAAGCTCAAGGCGCCGGTCGTCATCGGCCGTGACCACCTGGATTCCGGCTCCGTGGCCTCTCCGTACCGTGAGACCGAGTCCATGCTGGACGGCACCGACGCCGTGGCCGACTGGCCGCTGCTCAACGCTATGACCGCCGTGTCCTCCGGCGCGACCTGGGTGTCCATCCACCACGGCGGCGGTGTGGGCATGGGCCGCTCCATCCACGCCGGCCAGGTCACCGTGGCCGACGGCAGCGAGCTTGCCGATGCCAAGCTGCGCGCCGTCCTCACCAACGACCCGGGCATGGGCGTTATCCGCCACGTCGACGCCGGCTACTCCCGCGCCGACGAGGTGGCAAAGGAGCGCGACGTGCGCATCCCGATGGAGTTCAAGGCCCGCGACTAGCACCATCTAGCCCCGCGCACGCACACCGTGTGCTGTGACGGCCCCGGCTTCCTTCGCAATCACTACGCTGGCGGAGGTGGCCGGGGCACACCTGTCTCACGGCGTACATGTCTCACTAGGAAACTGAGGTTTTATCGCTATGACTACCGTCTTTACCAATATCTCTGAACTACGCACCGTCGCCGAGGCCGGCACGATTAATGATGCCGCGCTGGTCGCCGCCGACGACGGCACCATCGCCTGGGTGGGCACCGCGGACGCCCTCCCCACGGAGTATGCCGATGCCGAGCAGATCGATCTCGGTGGCCGTGCTGTCCTGCCCGGCTGGGTCGACTCCCACACCCACATGGTCTTCGACGGCAACCGCGCCGAGGAGTTCGAGGCCCGCATGGCCGGCGAGGACTACGCCGCCGGCGGCATCGCGGTGACCATGGACGCGACCCGGTCCGCCAGCGAGGAGCGCCTGAAGGAGCTGGTGCGCGACCGCGTCGCCGCCGGCCGCGCCGGGGGCACCACCACGTTCGAGACCAAGACCGGCTACGGCCTGAACGTCGAGTCCGAAGTCCAGGCGGCGAAGGTCGCCAGCGAGTTCGTCGACGACGTCACCTTCCTCGGCGCCCACCTCGTGCCGCCGGGAGCCGACGAGGCCGAGTACGTCGAGGAGGTCGCCGGCCCGATGCTCGAGGCCGTCGCCCCGCACGTGCAGTGGATCGACGTCTTCTGCGAGCGCGGCGCCTTCAACGAAGAAGAGTCCCGCCGCGTCCTCGAGGCCGGCAAGGAGAAGGGCCTGGGCGTGCGCGTGCACGGCAACCAGCTGGGCGAGGGCCCGGGCGTCGCGCTCGCCGTCGAGCTCGGTGCCGCGTCGGTGGACCATGTGAACTACTTGTCGGAGGAGGACATCGCCAAGCTCGCCGGCTCCGAGACCGTGGCCACGATGCTGCCGGCCTGTGATCTCTCCACCCGGCAGCCGCTCGCGCCGGGCCGCAAGCTTATCGATGCCGGCGTCACCGTCGCCATCGCCTCCAACTTGAACCCGGGCACGAGCTACACCTCGTCGATGAATTACTGCGTGACCACCGCGGTGCTCCAGCAGCACCTCACGCTGGACGAGGCCATTGAGGCCGCCACGCTGGGCGGCGCGAAGGCGCTGCGCCGCCACGCCGTCGATGGGGGCAAGGATGCTCAGGGCCGGCCGGCCAAGGGCCAGCTCGTCGTCGGCGCGGCGGCCGACCTGCACGTGTTGGATGCGGACAACGCCATCAACCTGGCGTACCGCCCGGGCATGCCGGCGACCTACCAGACCTACCTGGCGGGTAAGAAGGTGCACGGTTAGAGGTTGCGGCCGCGGATTGGCGGGGCGGCTTCCGCGCGCACGAAGACCGCGGGGATGGAGATGCCGGCGACCGCCGGCAGGTCTTGATAAGCAGTCTTGGGTAATGCTGGGTGTGCTAGCTCGGTACCGCAATGGATATCGGGGCGTGAATCGCGTACTGTTAGCCGGGCAATGAGCATTACCGATAACGCTGCCGGCAGCGAGAATCAGCCGGAAGAACAAGCAACTTTGTCGGAATCTCAGAACGAATCGCAGGGTGGGGCTTCGGCCCAGGACACCGGGGACGCGACAGCTTCTGAGGCTACCGGCGCCGAGGACAACAACTCGGCCACTGAAAAATCCCAGGGGTTCGCGGATCTCGGTCTTCCTGACGACATCCAGAAGGCCGTCTCCAAGGTCGGGTTCACCGAACCTTCCCCCATCCAATCCGAAACCATCCCGCTGCTGATGCAGGGCCGCGACGTCGTCGGCTTGGCACAGACGGGCACGGGTAAGACCGCCGCCTTTGCGCTGCCGATCCTGGCGCGTATCGATGCCGAAAAGCGCCATCCCCAGGCGCTCGTGCTCGCCCCGACTCGCGAGCTGGCCTTGCAGGTCGCCGACTCCTTCCAGTCGTTCGCCGATCACCTGGGCAAGCTGGAGATCTTGCCGATCTACGGCGGACAGGCATACGGCATTCAGCTGTCCGGTCTGCGCCGTGGCGCGCAGATCATCGTAGGTACGCCGGGCCGTGTCATCGACCACCTGGAGAAGGGCTCGCTGGACATCTCCCAGCTCGAATACCTGGTGCTCGATGAGGCCGACGAGATGCTCAACATGGGCTTCCAGGAAGACGTCGAGCGCATCCTGGAAGACACCCCGGAGGACAAACAGGTCGCGCTGTTCTCGGCGACGATGCCAAATGGCATCCGCCGCCTGTCCAAGAACTACCTGGACAACCCGGCCGAGGTGACCGTCAAGGCGCAGGCGCGCACGAACGACAACATCTCGCAGCGCTACCTGATGATCCCGCACCGCGCGAAGATGGCGGCGTTCACCCGCATCCTCGAGGTCATCGATTCGGACGCCATCATCGTCTTCTGCCGCACCAAGCAGGAGACCGAGGAGGTCGCCGAAAAGTTGAGTGACCGCGGGTTCAATGCTGCGGCCATCAACGGCGACATCGCCCAGAACCAGCGCGAGCGCACCGTCGATCAGTTGAAGGACGGACGCCTGGACATCCTCGTGGCTACCGACGTGGCCGCGCGCGGCCTCGACGTCGAGCGCATCACCCACGTCATCAACTACGACATCCCGCGCGATACCGAGTCCTACGTGCACCGCATCGGCCGCACCGGCCGCGCGGGCCGCAGCGGCGAGGCGATCCTGTTTGTCACCCCGCGCGAGCGCCGCATGCTGCGGTCTATTGAGCGCGTGACCAAGGCGCGCCTGGAAGAGATGGATCTCCCGACCGTCGAGGAGGTCAACGAGAAGCGCACCCAGAAGTTCCAGCAGCGCATCTCTGCGGCCCTGGGCGACAAGCAGATGGACTTCTTCCGCCAGCTCGTGCGCGACTACTCGCAGGACAACGACACCGCGATGGACGACATCGCCGCCGCGATTGCGGTCATGGCGCAGGACGGCAAGGACTTCCTCATGAAGGACGAGCCGCTGCCGAAGGCTGACCGGAAAGAACGCGGTAAGGGACGCGACCGAGATCGCGGGCCGCGCGGCGGCAAGGACCGCGGCGGCCGCGGCCACCACAGTGATGCCAACTTTGAGACCTACCGCCTCGATGTGGGCAAGCGCCAAAACGTCCGGCCGGGCGCCATCGTGGGTGCTATTGCCAACGAAGGCGGGCTGTCTGCGAAGGACTTCGGGCGCATCACCATCGCGGTGGGCCACACCCTGGTCGATTTGCCGAAGAACCTGGACCCGGCGGTGCTGGATCGCCTGAAGGACACCCGGATTTCCGGCCAGCTGATCAACATCCAGAAGGACCCGGGCCGGCCGCCGCGCCGCGACCGCGACGGCCGCAAGGACGGCCGCGGGCACCGCGGCGGCGGGCGTGGTCACGGCCACGGTCGCGACCACGGGCGCGATGGCGGCTACGGCAAGGGCCGCCGCGACTAACATCGCCGCGCCGTGCGTGGGCGCGCTTAAAACGCAGAAAAGCTCCCCGTGAGGGGAGCTTTTTCGTTGGGTGGGGGTTCTGGTGTTCTACAGGAACATCAGGATGGCGGTAATAACCCAGAGCAAATTGAAGATGCCGCCGAACATCGCCAGCTGCTTTTTGGCCTTGGCGTAATCGAACGGCTCCTGGGTCTCGCCCTCGAGGGCGGCTAGCGCCTTCTTCTCGCGCGGCACGATGACGAAGAGTAAAAGGCCCCAGGCGATGACAGACAGCAGGATGGCCGTGTGGAACTGCCACATCGAGCCGTAGGTGTCCAAGTCGGTGAGGAAGACCGCCAAGCCTAAGACAGGAACCAGGGCGGAGAACATGCTGTAGGTGCTCGTGATGCGGTGCAGCGTCTGGGCGGAACCCAAGGCGGTGGTGTCGCCCTTCTTCGCGCGCAGCATCTGCGCCGGGAACATGGACACGGCGACCACGACGGGGCCGAGCAGCACAATGGCCGCCAGCACGTGGAGAGCGGTAACGACTGTCGTCATAGTGAAACGAATACCTTTCACACGAGGTGACAAATGCAGGAAAAGAATGCAGCCCTTCTAGTGTGCGGGCTATGCTCCGTCCACACAGTGTAGCCGGGGATTTTACGGCCGTGGCCACACCCCGCACTGGCGGCGCATCGTGGCGATGTCGGCGTGGGGGAGCGGCAGCTCATACGTGCGTGCCACGAGTGCGATGCGGCGGGAGTACCAACAGCGCGAGCCGGGGTGCGGCGGCAGCCATTCGGACGGCAGGGAATCGGACTTGTCCTGGTTGGCTTCCCGCGAGGTGACCACGAGGTTTATCGGGTCGTTGGCAAAGCGGGTGCGCTGGTCCGGCTCCCAGGCGTGAGCGCCCAAGTCCCACGCCGCAGACAGTGGGATGACGTGGTCGACTTCAAGGGGATTGTCGGCGCTGCCGAGCGGTATCTGGGTGTGCGAATACGGGTCGAAGAGGACCCCCGCGGTGGCGCGGCAGGAGGTGGCCGTGTAGTCGGTGCTCTGCGCGCGCAGCGCCGCGTCGCGGGTGGAGCACCCAGCGTCGGGCCCGGGGATGGGCGCAGGGCCCCACCCGTGGCCGAACTCGTCGCGTTCGTATCCCAGGACGCGCTGCCGGGTGGGGGTAGAGGGGACATCGGCAAGCATGGCACGCAACCCCGGCAGACCTGGCTGGTCGAAGGTGTGTGCCCGCAAAATTGCCCACCGGGCGGCGAGCACAACGGTGGCCAGGGTAAGCAGACATAGAAAAAGCGAGCGGGCCGTGAGGGCCCACTCGCGGTGGAAGAAATCCCGCATGCCTTACTTAGACTGCGCGGGGCGCGTCATGGTTCCGGCGCCAGCGCGGCTGACTCCGGAACAGGTTGAGCGAGTTAGCTCTGTGCCTTTTCGGCAGCTTCCTCGAAGTCGAGGTTCTTGTTCTCCTCGACCAGGCGGGACAGCTCGGTGGCGTGGTCAAACTCTTCCTTGACGCGCGGATCCGGCTGGCCGGTGGAGATGGACACCACGTAGGTGACAATCGCGGACAGCAGGAAGCCCGGGACGATCTCATAGAGAACGTCGGACAGCGGCGACATGCCCCAGATGACGGTGGTCAGCGCACCGACGACCATGCCGGAGACAGCGCCCGGAACGTTGAGGCGGCGCCAGTAGAGGGAGTAGAGAACCAGCGGGCCGAAGGCGGCACCGAAGCCAGCCCAAGCGAAGCCGACGAGCGCCAGGATGGAGTCCGACGGGCTGATGGCCATCAGCGCGGCGATGACGGCGATGCACAGCACCATCGTGCGCGAGAGGTTGATCAGCGTGGACTGCGACGGGGTGCGCTTCAGGAAGATCTTGGCCAGGTCCTCGATGAGCGAGGTGGACACGGCCAGCAGCTGGGAGGACGTCGTGGACATGATCGCTGCCAGGACGGCGGTGAGCACCAGGCCGGCGGGCAGCGGGTGGAACATGACCTGGGCCATGTCCAGGAAGATGGTCTCGAAGTTCTCCTGGTCGGTGATCTTGTAGTCGTTCTGGGTGAAGAAGACGGTGCCGACCAGCGCGACGAAGATAGCGCCGATGACGGAGAGGAACATCCAGGTCACGCCGTAGAAGCGGCCCTGGCGGGCATCGGACGGGGTGCGCAGCGCCATGAAGCGGATGATGATGTGCGGCTGGCCGAAGTAGCCCAGGCCCCAGCAGAAGTTACCGATGATGACGCCGGCGGACACGCCCGCGAAGATGGAGAAGAAGTTCGGGTTCTCCAGGTGTGCGTGGCTGTACGGGTTCTCCGCAGCGAAGGAGAAGATCTCCGCCGGGTTCTGCAGGGAGACCGCCGCCATGATCGGCACGATGATGAGCGAGGCGAACATGAGCAGACCCTGGACCATGTCGGTGTAGGACACGGCGAGGAAGCCGCCCACGAAGGTGTAGACCACGGTGACCGCGGCCACGATGAACATACCCATCAGGTAGTTGCCGCCGAAGGTCGACTCGAAGTAGCGACCGCCGGAGACCATGCCGGAGGATACGTAGAAGGTGAAGAAGAAAATAATGATGAGCGCTGCGATGATGCGCAGCGAACGCGACTTGTCGTGCAGACGGTTCTCGAAGAAGGACGGGACCGTAATCGAGTTGCCGGCCACCTCAGA is a genomic window of Corynebacterium massiliense DSM 45435 containing:
- the hutI gene encoding imidazolonepropionase — encoded protein: MTTVFTNISELRTVAEAGTINDAALVAADDGTIAWVGTADALPTEYADAEQIDLGGRAVLPGWVDSHTHMVFDGNRAEEFEARMAGEDYAAGGIAVTMDATRSASEERLKELVRDRVAAGRAGGTTTFETKTGYGLNVESEVQAAKVASEFVDDVTFLGAHLVPPGADEAEYVEEVAGPMLEAVAPHVQWIDVFCERGAFNEEESRRVLEAGKEKGLGVRVHGNQLGEGPGVALAVELGAASVDHVNYLSEEDIAKLAGSETVATMLPACDLSTRQPLAPGRKLIDAGVTVAIASNLNPGTSYTSSMNYCVTTAVLQQHLTLDEAIEAATLGGAKALRRHAVDGGKDAQGRPAKGQLVVGAAADLHVLDADNAINLAYRPGMPATYQTYLAGKKVHG
- the hutU gene encoding urocanate hydratase, with protein sequence MSEAREVRAPRGTDLNAKSWQTEAPLRMLMNNLDPEVAERPEDLVVYGGTGRAARSWEAFDAIVETLKDLESDETLLVQSGKPVGVWKTNEWAPRVLIANSNLVGDWANWEHFRKLEDEGLMMYGQMTAGSWIYIATQGILQGTFETFAAVAKKRFDDTLAGTLTLTAGCGGMGGAQPLAVTLNKGVCLIIDVDEKRLKRRQGKRYLDEVTDNLDDAIKQVNEAKEAKKPLSVGLVGNAAELYPEILRRHKDGELTVDIVTDQTSAHDPLSYLPTEITVEDWQSEAKSDPETFTKKAREAMAAQVQAMVEFQDEGAEVFDYGNSIRDEARKAGYNRAFEFPGFVPAYIRPLFCEGLGPFRWAALSGDPEDIKVTDEAIKELFPDNEHLHTWIDAAQEFVEYEGLPARICWLGYNERHKAGLKFNELVREGKLKAPVVIGRDHLDSGSVASPYRETESMLDGTDAVADWPLLNAMTAVSSGATWVSIHHGGGVGMGRSIHAGQVTVADGSELADAKLRAVLTNDPGMGVIRHVDAGYSRADEVAKERDVRIPMEFKARD
- a CDS encoding HNH endonuclease family protein, with translation MRDFFHREWALTARSLFLCLLTLATVVLAARWAILRAHTFDQPGLPGLRAMLADVPSTPTRQRVLGYERDEFGHGWGPAPIPGPDAGCSTRDAALRAQSTDYTATSCRATAGVLFDPYSHTQIPLGSADNPLEVDHVIPLSAAWDLGAHAWEPDQRTRFANDPINLVVTSREANQDKSDSLPSEWLPPHPGSRCWYSRRIALVARTYELPLPHADIATMRRQCGVWPRP
- the putP gene encoding sodium/proline symporter PutP; translation: MDSSTWYVIAIIIYLFAMLAIGYWSYKQTDEYDDYVLGGRGLHPFVAALSAGASDMSGWLLMGLPGALFFHGFSEIWMALGLVIGAWTNWKLVAPRLRAYSEVAGNSITVPSFFENRLHDKSRSLRIIAALIIIFFFTFYVSSGMVSGGRYFESTFGGNYLMGMFIVAAVTVVYTFVGGFLAVSYTDMVQGLLMFASLIIVPIMAAVSLQNPAEIFSFAAENPYSHAHLENPNFFSIFAGVSAGVIIGNFCWGLGYFGQPHIIIRFMALRTPSDARQGRFYGVTWMFLSVIGAIFVALVGTVFFTQNDYKITDQENFETIFLDMAQVMFHPLPAGLVLTAVLAAIMSTTSSQLLAVSTSLIEDLAKIFLKRTPSQSTLINLSRTMVLCIAVIAALMAISPSDSILALVGFAWAGFGAAFGPLVLYSLYWRRLNVPGAVSGMVVGALTTVIWGMSPLSDVLYEIVPGFLLSAIVTYVVSISTGQPDPRVKEEFDHATELSRLVEENKNLDFEEAAEKAQS
- a CDS encoding DEAD/DEAH box helicase — protein: MSITDNAAGSENQPEEQATLSESQNESQGGASAQDTGDATASEATGAEDNNSATEKSQGFADLGLPDDIQKAVSKVGFTEPSPIQSETIPLLMQGRDVVGLAQTGTGKTAAFALPILARIDAEKRHPQALVLAPTRELALQVADSFQSFADHLGKLEILPIYGGQAYGIQLSGLRRGAQIIVGTPGRVIDHLEKGSLDISQLEYLVLDEADEMLNMGFQEDVERILEDTPEDKQVALFSATMPNGIRRLSKNYLDNPAEVTVKAQARTNDNISQRYLMIPHRAKMAAFTRILEVIDSDAIIVFCRTKQETEEVAEKLSDRGFNAAAINGDIAQNQRERTVDQLKDGRLDILVATDVAARGLDVERITHVINYDIPRDTESYVHRIGRTGRAGRSGEAILFVTPRERRMLRSIERVTKARLEEMDLPTVEEVNEKRTQKFQQRISAALGDKQMDFFRQLVRDYSQDNDTAMDDIAAAIAVMAQDGKDFLMKDEPLPKADRKERGKGRDRDRGPRGGKDRGGRGHHSDANFETYRLDVGKRQNVRPGAIVGAIANEGGLSAKDFGRITIAVGHTLVDLPKNLDPAVLDRLKDTRISGQLINIQKDPGRPPRRDRDGRKDGRGHRGGGRGHGHGRDHGRDGGYGKGRRD